The following are from one region of the Deltaproteobacteria bacterium HGW-Deltaproteobacteria-6 genome:
- a CDS encoding 4-hydroxybutyrate CoA-transferase, protein MILDWPKTYKEKLTDAQTALSRIRRGARIFIASACGEPQLLVKTLLDMAPSFSDVEIIHFLDLGLTDYTTEIYTEHFRHNALFIGANARAAIKAGRADYTPVFLSEVPLLMQRGSMPIDVALITVSPPDMNGYVSLGISVDITKTAAETARYVVAEVNQNMPRTLGDSFLHISQISALVENNTPLLEFEQKSPGNIAQSIGQWIADLIDNESTIQTGVGKIPNSVFPYLKNKKDLGVHTETFTDGLIDLIESGVVTCRKKTLHPGKVVAAFCMGTRRLYEYINNNPLFEFRPCQYVNDPYVIAQNDRMVSINSALTVDLTGQVCSDSLGFEFYSGIGGQVDFVRGSAMSKRGKSIMVLPSTTEDGKISRIVPYPSPGSGVVVTRGDIHYVVTEYGIAYVHGKSIRDRAMMLINIAHPDFRDELLEAARRQGYIYRDQTLPVVLYPKEYEINWVDNQGTPVFFRPVKATDERAIQDLIYGLPEQDIYTRFFHSLKSFSHKVAMPLAAIDYDNKMAIAAVIGKEEPEGREEIVAIGQYMNNSNTRYAEVAFTTHQDWQHRGIGTFLLRYLIRIAKEKNIEGFTADVLSRNRSMMRVFSKSGYPMTTHLDTGVYELKISFANEEA, encoded by the coding sequence ATGATTCTCGACTGGCCAAAAACCTATAAGGAAAAGCTCACGGACGCGCAAACCGCTTTGTCGCGAATCCGGCGCGGGGCAAGGATATTCATTGCATCCGCCTGCGGAGAACCGCAGTTGCTGGTTAAGACGCTCCTGGACATGGCGCCGAGTTTCTCCGATGTGGAAATCATCCATTTTCTCGATCTGGGTCTCACCGATTATACGACGGAAATCTATACCGAGCATTTCCGGCATAACGCGCTATTTATCGGCGCCAACGCCCGCGCGGCCATCAAGGCGGGCCGCGCCGACTACACGCCCGTCTTTCTCTCTGAAGTGCCTCTGCTCATGCAGCGGGGGTCCATGCCCATTGATGTTGCGCTGATTACCGTCTCGCCTCCGGATATGAACGGCTATGTCAGTTTGGGGATTTCCGTGGATATCACCAAGACGGCGGCTGAAACGGCGCGTTACGTCGTGGCGGAAGTCAATCAGAACATGCCCCGGACGCTGGGCGACAGTTTTCTGCATATCAGCCAGATTTCCGCGCTTGTGGAAAACAACACGCCGCTTCTGGAGTTTGAACAGAAATCCCCCGGCAACATTGCCCAATCCATCGGTCAATGGATTGCCGATTTGATTGACAACGAATCCACAATCCAGACCGGCGTGGGTAAAATTCCCAACTCGGTGTTCCCGTATCTGAAAAATAAAAAGGATCTGGGCGTCCACACGGAAACCTTTACCGACGGTTTGATTGATTTGATCGAAAGCGGCGTGGTGACGTGCCGGAAAAAAACGCTCCATCCGGGAAAGGTTGTCGCGGCCTTCTGTATGGGCACAAGGCGTCTGTATGAATACATCAACAATAATCCGCTGTTTGAGTTCCGTCCGTGCCAGTATGTCAATGACCCCTACGTGATTGCCCAAAACGACCGGATGGTGTCCATCAATTCCGCGCTGACCGTCGATCTGACCGGGCAGGTGTGTTCGGATTCCCTGGGCTTTGAGTTTTACAGCGGCATCGGCGGGCAGGTGGATTTTGTACGCGGGTCGGCCATGTCGAAGCGCGGCAAGTCCATCATGGTGCTGCCTTCCACGACGGAAGACGGGAAGATATCGCGCATCGTCCCCTATCCTTCGCCTGGCAGCGGTGTGGTTGTGACGCGGGGCGATATCCATTATGTGGTGACGGAATACGGCATAGCCTATGTGCACGGCAAATCCATCCGGGACCGGGCCATGATGCTGATTAACATCGCTCACCCCGACTTTCGCGATGAGCTTCTGGAGGCGGCCCGCAGGCAGGGCTATATTTACCGGGATCAGACGCTGCCGGTGGTTTTGTATCCAAAAGAATATGAAATCAACTGGGTTGACAATCAGGGCACGCCGGTCTTTTTCCGTCCCGTGAAAGCCACGGATGAGCGCGCCATTCAGGATCTGATTTACGGCCTGCCGGAACAGGACATCTATACCCGTTTTTTCCATAGCCTCAAATCCTTTTCCCATAAAGTCGCCATGCCGCTTGCCGCAATTGATTACGACAACAAGATGGCCATTGCCGCGGTGATCGGAAAAGAGGAGCCGGAGGGCAGGGAAGAGATTGTGGCGATCGGGCAGTATATGAATAATTCGAACACCCGTTATGCCGAAGTCGCCTTTACCACCCATCAGGACTGGCAGCACCGGGGTATTGGAACGTTTTTGCTGAGGTATCTGATCCGCATCGCCAAGGAGAAAAATATCGAGGGATTTACGGCGGACGTATTGTCCCGCAACAGGTCGATGATGCGTGTTTTTTCCAAGTCCGGCTACCCCATGACAACGCACCTGGATACGGGTGTTTACGAGCTGAAAATCAGCTTTGCTAACGAAGAGGCATGA
- a CDS encoding CoA-binding protein, whose translation MDIKNMLEQAKKEGRKALTEAEAKEVLNLYGVPVVNESVAATPEEAVHHARTIGFPVVLKGLGAKLTHKTERGLVHLNLRDAEAVKGAAEAIAQSAGGDLAGYLVAPMLQGRREFVAGMFCDPQFGPIVMFGLGGIFTEAVGDVVFRVAPLDEREAESMLCELRAAKLLDAFRGEAAVFRKEIVKTLVALSRLALDWESITEVDINPLLVGVDGHVTAVDALIILGERPVEVAARPPVDPREIGKMFNPKSVAFIGASAQLGKWGNMLMTNVLAGGYEGDVYLVNPKASEIAGRKVYKTIRDISGPVDLAVVTVPALQALALIPELKAKGIRYMLLISSGFGEVGPEGRELEKTLVRSAAEAGVSVLGPNTMGICNPHIKFYCIGTPCWPKAGSIGLLSQSGNLGTQLMAFAEAEGIGIRSFCGSGNEAMITIEDYLRTSALDDVTKSIILYVESIKDGKRFFKTAQKVSRRKPVVLLKGGRTAAGSRAAASHTGAMASNIRILNAACRQAGVVLADQPMDLLDLSAAFSSLPLPRGRRIAIMTLGGGWGVVTTDLCMENGLDVPHLTPDVIGEINQILPPFWSKENPVDLVGEMGAEIPAKVLEILAKWDGCDAVIHLGVVGRLRLIDTMVKAARDSGQEVPQEYYDMGMKMYQDSEAEVFKYSAELMMKYGKPILGVFLDDVHSKTITEVPGSPYCGIAFLTPERAVKVLSRMVFYQNWLAREGI comes from the coding sequence ATGGATATCAAAAATATGCTGGAACAGGCAAAAAAGGAAGGCCGGAAAGCTTTGACGGAAGCGGAGGCCAAGGAAGTTTTGAACCTCTACGGCGTTCCCGTTGTCAACGAATCCGTGGCGGCAACGCCTGAGGAAGCCGTCCACCACGCCCGGACGATCGGATTCCCTGTAGTCCTCAAGGGCCTGGGAGCAAAATTGACGCACAAAACGGAACGGGGGCTTGTCCATCTGAACCTCAGAGATGCCGAGGCGGTAAAGGGAGCGGCCGAAGCTATCGCTCAATCAGCGGGCGGCGATCTTGCGGGGTATCTGGTGGCGCCCATGCTTCAGGGAAGGCGCGAATTTGTTGCCGGCATGTTTTGTGATCCCCAGTTCGGCCCGATTGTCATGTTCGGCCTGGGGGGCATCTTTACAGAAGCCGTAGGTGATGTCGTTTTCCGCGTGGCTCCCCTGGATGAAAGAGAGGCGGAGTCGATGCTTTGCGAACTCCGGGCGGCAAAACTTCTCGATGCTTTCCGCGGCGAAGCGGCCGTTTTTCGAAAAGAGATTGTCAAGACCCTGGTCGCCCTCTCCAGGCTGGCCCTGGACTGGGAGAGCATTACGGAAGTGGACATTAATCCCCTGCTCGTAGGTGTAGACGGCCACGTAACAGCAGTCGACGCGCTGATCATCCTCGGAGAGAGGCCGGTGGAGGTGGCGGCAAGGCCGCCCGTTGATCCCCGGGAGATCGGAAAAATGTTTAATCCCAAGTCGGTAGCTTTTATCGGCGCATCCGCCCAGCTTGGAAAATGGGGGAACATGCTGATGACCAATGTCCTGGCCGGCGGCTATGAAGGCGACGTCTATCTGGTCAACCCCAAGGCCTCCGAAATTGCCGGACGCAAGGTTTATAAGACCATCCGTGACATTTCCGGCCCGGTCGATTTGGCTGTTGTAACCGTCCCGGCCCTCCAGGCGCTGGCGCTGATTCCCGAGCTCAAGGCCAAAGGCATCCGGTACATGCTCCTCATCTCATCGGGCTTTGGTGAGGTCGGCCCCGAAGGCCGCGAACTGGAAAAGACGCTGGTCCGTTCCGCAGCCGAAGCGGGCGTTTCCGTTTTAGGGCCCAACACGATGGGGATATGCAATCCTCATATTAAATTCTATTGCATCGGGACGCCCTGCTGGCCCAAGGCCGGGTCCATCGGTCTTTTGTCCCAGTCGGGCAATCTGGGAACGCAGTTGATGGCTTTTGCCGAAGCGGAAGGCATCGGCATCCGTTCTTTCTGCGGATCAGGCAATGAAGCCATGATAACCATCGAGGATTATCTGCGCACCTCCGCCCTGGACGACGTCACGAAATCCATTATCCTATATGTGGAAAGCATCAAGGACGGTAAACGGTTTTTCAAGACGGCGCAGAAGGTGTCCCGCAGGAAACCCGTGGTTCTTCTCAAAGGGGGGCGGACGGCTGCCGGAAGCCGCGCCGCGGCAAGTCACACGGGCGCCATGGCTTCGAATATCAGGATTCTCAATGCGGCGTGCCGTCAGGCCGGCGTAGTGCTGGCGGACCAGCCGATGGATCTGCTGGATCTCTCCGCCGCCTTTTCCTCACTGCCCCTGCCCAGGGGGAGGCGCATCGCCATCATGACTCTGGGCGGCGGCTGGGGTGTTGTGACCACGGATCTGTGTATGGAGAATGGTTTGGACGTCCCTCACCTGACACCCGACGTGATCGGTGAGATCAATCAGATCCTTCCGCCCTTCTGGAGCAAGGAAAATCCCGTCGATCTTGTCGGTGAGATGGGAGCGGAAATTCCGGCAAAGGTTCTGGAAATCCTGGCCAAGTGGGACGGGTGTGACGCCGTCATCCATCTGGGCGTTGTCGGAAGGCTTCGCCTGATCGACACGATGGTGAAGGCGGCCCGCGACTCCGGACAAGAGGTCCCGCAGGAGTATTACGATATGGGGATGAAGATGTATCAGGATTCGGAGGCGGAAGTATTCAAGTACAGCGCCGAACTGATGATGAAATACGGGAAGCCCATCCTGGGGGTATTTCTCGACGACGTCCACAGTAAGACGATCACCGAGGTTCCCGGAAGTCCGTATTGCGGAATTGCCTTCCTCACGCCGGAGCGGGCCGTCAAGGTGCTTTCCCGGATGGTCTTCTATCAAAACTGGCTTGCGCGGGAAGGTATTTAA
- a CDS encoding hemolysin, whose protein sequence is MEVLIITLLLLLNGLFAMYEIALVSARRSGLEEAAKSGRMGAQTALALLAEPEKVLSAIQVGITLIGVVSGAYAGLALAEDVAPLFKNIGWLSPYAHTLSVVIVVGIITYLSLIVGELVPKTIALNNAEMIAIVLSPPMKAFSKAAYPVVWILSVSTKLVLKFFGVKDRREAPVTEEELLHLLKKGSESGVIEKEESKMINEIIRFGDKRANALMTPRIDVDWIDITESEDKIMAKALASPYPRMLVCEETIDNIKGVVNIKDVLSLYITQHRLRLMDILFEPLYIPEQAQALKVLELFRSTKKHFGVVIDEYGSTEGIITLHDLTENIMGDLPATYEAGVPEIFRRDDGSFLMDGAMMIEDVEDFLKVYSLFEGEDERPDINTLGGFAMYKLNRLPKTGDKFRIGGYEFEIVDMDGNRVDKLLIKPVLPKAGG, encoded by the coding sequence ATGGAAGTGCTCATCATAACCCTTTTGCTTCTGTTAAACGGCCTTTTCGCCATGTATGAAATTGCTCTGGTTTCGGCGCGCCGCTCCGGCCTGGAAGAAGCAGCGAAATCCGGACGGATGGGCGCCCAAACGGCGCTGGCATTGCTTGCCGAGCCGGAAAAAGTTCTTTCCGCCATTCAGGTGGGCATCACGCTCATCGGTGTCGTGTCCGGCGCCTATGCCGGCCTGGCTCTGGCGGAAGATGTCGCGCCTTTGTTTAAAAATATCGGCTGGCTGTCTCCATACGCCCATACGCTGTCTGTGGTCATCGTCGTGGGGATCATTACATACCTTTCACTGATCGTCGGGGAACTGGTGCCGAAAACGATTGCGCTGAACAATGCTGAAATGATTGCCATCGTCCTTTCGCCGCCGATGAAAGCATTCAGTAAGGCTGCTTATCCCGTGGTGTGGATTTTAAGTGTTTCCACAAAGCTGGTACTGAAATTTTTCGGTGTGAAAGATCGCCGGGAAGCCCCTGTCACGGAAGAAGAATTGCTCCATCTCTTGAAGAAAGGCTCCGAGTCCGGCGTCATTGAAAAAGAAGAATCGAAAATGATTAATGAAATAATCCGTTTTGGCGATAAACGCGCCAATGCCCTGATGACGCCCCGCATCGATGTGGACTGGATCGATATTACGGAGAGCGAGGATAAAATCATGGCCAAGGCGCTGGCGTCTCCTTATCCCCGGATGCTGGTGTGCGAGGAGACTATCGACAACATTAAAGGCGTGGTGAACATCAAGGATGTGCTTTCCCTTTATATCACTCAACACCGGTTGCGTCTTATGGATATTCTGTTTGAGCCCCTTTATATCCCTGAACAGGCGCAGGCATTGAAAGTGCTTGAGCTGTTCCGCAGCACGAAAAAGCATTTCGGCGTGGTCATTGACGAATATGGTTCCACGGAGGGCATCATTACGCTGCATGATCTTACGGAAAACATTATGGGCGATCTGCCCGCGACCTATGAAGCGGGTGTGCCGGAGATCTTCCGGCGCGATGATGGTTCTTTTTTGATGGATGGCGCCATGATGATTGAAGATGTCGAGGATTTTCTGAAGGTTTATTCTCTTTTTGAAGGCGAAGATGAGAGGCCGGACATCAATACCCTGGGTGGATTCGCGATGTACAAACTCAACCGGCTTCCCAAAACAGGGGACAAGTTCAGGATCGGCGGCTACGAGTTTGAAATTGTCGATATGGACGGCAACCGGGTCGATAAATTACTGATCAAGCCGGTCTTGCCTAAAGCCGGCGGATAA
- the trxA gene encoding thioredoxin codes for MSSQFLGAATDDNFEGEVLKSDKPVLIDFWAPWCGPCKAIGPIVEEIAAEYQDKIKVMKLNVDDAQKSAVTYGVRSIPTLMIFKAGKVSDTLIGLVPKEKLEEFIKKSL; via the coding sequence ATGAGCAGCCAATTTCTCGGTGCAGCCACTGATGATAATTTTGAAGGGGAAGTCCTGAAAAGCGACAAACCGGTACTCATTGATTTCTGGGCGCCCTGGTGCGGGCCGTGCAAGGCCATCGGTCCGATTGTGGAAGAAATTGCCGCCGAGTATCAGGACAAAATCAAAGTCATGAAGCTGAACGTTGATGACGCTCAGAAATCGGCGGTTACTTACGGTGTTCGCAGCATTCCTACCCTGATGATATTCAAAGCCGGGAAAGTGTCCGATACGCTGATCGGTCTTGTGCCTAAAGAGAAACTCGAAGAGTTTATTAAAAAAAGCCTGTGA
- a CDS encoding outer membrane protein assembly factor BamD, whose amino-acid sequence MDRYLVKIKNISMILAFLLICSGCSFNTSAIVSFFKKSPTVRSSPEGLYSQGTIEYQNSNYKKAREYYTRLKEEYPLHELAVLAELGIADSFYSDKEYAEAELAYQDFTMLYPTNENVPYAFYQKAMCHYVQIGAIDRDQTETIKAKGEFERLIARFPQSKFSILAEKMIRECKLKLAEHEFYVGNLYFKMKKYAAALKRFEGIARDYAGVGLDLKVETYIAQTRIRLAEEEKEQKLKEEKEKAKAKAKDKKASKP is encoded by the coding sequence TTGGACAGGTATTTAGTAAAAATAAAAAACATCAGCATGATTCTGGCTTTTCTGCTTATCTGCAGCGGTTGCTCATTTAATACATCGGCCATCGTGTCATTCTTTAAAAAGAGCCCGACAGTCCGGTCAAGCCCGGAAGGTCTGTATTCTCAGGGTACAATTGAATATCAGAACAGCAATTACAAAAAGGCCCGGGAATACTATACCCGTCTGAAAGAAGAATATCCGCTGCATGAACTGGCTGTCCTGGCTGAGCTGGGTATTGCGGATTCTTTTTACAGCGATAAGGAATACGCCGAGGCGGAACTGGCCTACCAGGATTTTACAATGCTTTATCCAACCAATGAAAATGTTCCCTACGCGTTTTATCAAAAAGCCATGTGCCACTACGTGCAAATCGGGGCGATTGACCGCGACCAGACGGAAACCATCAAGGCCAAAGGCGAATTTGAAAGGCTGATCGCCCGCTTTCCGCAAAGCAAATTTTCCATCCTGGCGGAAAAAATGATCCGGGAATGTAAATTAAAGCTGGCTGAACATGAGTTTTATGTGGGTAATTTGTATTTCAAAATGAAAAAGTACGCCGCCGCTCTGAAACGTTTTGAAGGCATCGCACGGGATTATGCCGGCGTGGGTCTGGATTTGAAAGTTGAAACCTATATTGCGCAAACCAGAATCCGGCTTGCCGAAGAAGAAAAAGAACAGAAACTGAAAGAAGAAAAAGAAAAAGCAAAGGCGAAAGCGAAAGATAAAAAAGCTTCCAAACCGTGA